A genomic region of Jeotgalibaca ciconiae contains the following coding sequences:
- a CDS encoding APC family permease, with protein METEKKHYGLSTAISMIVGICIGSGIFFKADDILSYTGGHVGLSVLVFFIGAFCVIFGSITLSQLAALTDRSGGVVAYFEEFISPKAASAFGWFQMFAYYPSISVVVSWVAGIYTTMLLNLPSTLEVQVGIGTVYLISFHILNYYSIKLGGSFQNIATIMKLIPLIGIGIIGIFWNTPYPETTQELIVPVQEVGWSWLAALAPIAFSFDGWVVSTSITHEVKNAKRTMPLALTIGPLIVLGVYVAYFLGMVAMVGPEYILQHQDSTIYDIGTMLFGTYGGKLILFFILIAVLGVVNGLVLGNLRLPQSLAQKEMIPNSTKIKKIDLRTQLSPYAALTSIIISLIWMCVHYLTQKTEILSGGDVSEIAIVFSYITYVFLYYKVIQMNKEGKISSPIFGKLFPILGILGSAVIVIGGIVSNPTFVPIFLIVCACIFISGYIYYRKG; from the coding sequence TTGGAAACAGAGAAAAAGCACTATGGATTAAGTACAGCCATTTCAATGATTGTTGGAATCTGTATTGGATCAGGAATTTTCTTTAAAGCAGATGATATTCTAAGCTATACGGGAGGACATGTCGGATTAAGTGTTCTTGTATTCTTTATCGGTGCTTTTTGCGTTATTTTTGGCAGTATCACTCTCTCACAATTAGCTGCATTAACAGATCGTTCTGGCGGAGTTGTTGCTTATTTTGAAGAATTTATTTCTCCAAAAGCAGCTTCTGCATTTGGTTGGTTCCAGATGTTTGCCTATTATCCATCCATATCAGTAGTGGTAAGCTGGGTCGCAGGTATTTACACGACAATGTTATTGAACTTGCCCAGTACATTAGAAGTCCAAGTAGGAATTGGAACGGTGTATTTAATATCCTTTCATATTTTAAATTACTATTCGATCAAATTAGGTGGTTCTTTTCAAAATATAGCTACCATCATGAAATTAATTCCTTTAATTGGAATCGGGATTATTGGCATTTTTTGGAATACTCCTTATCCTGAAACAACACAAGAATTAATTGTTCCTGTTCAAGAAGTCGGTTGGAGCTGGTTGGCTGCTTTAGCCCCTATTGCCTTCTCCTTTGATGGTTGGGTTGTATCGACAAGTATTACCCACGAAGTTAAAAACGCAAAACGAACCATGCCGCTTGCTCTGACGATTGGGCCTTTAATCGTATTAGGCGTGTATGTTGCTTATTTTCTTGGTATGGTCGCGATGGTAGGACCGGAATATATCTTGCAACACCAAGACTCAACCATTTATGACATTGGCACGATGTTGTTTGGCACATATGGCGGTAAGTTGATTCTTTTCTTTATCTTGATTGCAGTACTGGGAGTAGTAAATGGATTAGTGTTAGGTAATTTGCGCTTACCACAATCTTTAGCTCAAAAAGAAATGATTCCCAATAGTACAAAAATTAAAAAAATCGATTTGCGTACACAATTATCTCCTTATGCCGCACTGACTTCCATTATTATTTCATTGATTTGGATGTGCGTTCACTATCTAACTCAAAAAACGGAGATTCTTTCAGGCGGTGATGTGAGTGAAATTGCAATTGTTTTTAGCTATATCACCTATGTATTCTTATACTATAAGGTTATACAAATGAACAAAGAAGGAAAAATTAGCAGTCCGATTTTCGGTAAGCTCTTCCCGATTCTAGGAATTCTTGGTTCTGCTGTTATCGTTATTGGCGGAATTGTTTCCAATCCTACTTTTGTACCTATTTTCCTTATTGTTTGTGCGTGTATATTTATTAGCGGATATATCTATTACCGAAAAGGCTGA
- a CDS encoding baeRF6 domain-containing protein has protein sequence MKQLSKFPNEELLRAEGPFVTIYQSVELSPPNAEAEQLKFKNQVKNAQTQVKNECVGPTCEGLLNQLDQVPNDKRFWSVNKGSVAFFFTPSETYYYRLQTQLKDLIEFGERPTILPIIEEFQYIENYYLLCLSNREFKLYRGILDRVEAVDLPEDAPTTLEIALGDEITRGKQLNTGGPSGVIHGVNEKSDELDIDQENYYRAVDKYVFENYSRPQQLPLVLFALPENQAVFRNLTKNNFLRENKIETSSTQLNENEIQKEVNKLINQLLTERHSEIIQRYEETTPQYKLGDQYQDLTSASLEGRIELLFIEKDAEIKGSIDENGQLGYEGNENFLNQLALNVLATGGKVYVLDRAQMPGLKDVAAILRY, from the coding sequence ATGAAGCAACTAAGTAAATTTCCGAATGAAGAATTATTACGTGCAGAAGGCCCGTTCGTTACCATCTATCAGTCAGTAGAACTTTCACCGCCTAACGCGGAAGCAGAACAATTAAAATTCAAGAACCAAGTAAAAAATGCCCAAACGCAAGTAAAGAATGAATGTGTGGGACCTACTTGTGAAGGTCTCTTAAATCAATTGGATCAAGTTCCCAATGATAAGAGATTTTGGTCTGTAAATAAAGGAAGTGTGGCCTTTTTCTTTACCCCATCAGAGACTTACTATTATCGTCTTCAAACGCAATTAAAAGATTTAATTGAATTTGGTGAGAGACCAACTATTTTACCAATTATAGAAGAATTTCAATATATCGAGAACTATTATTTATTATGTTTAAGTAATCGTGAGTTTAAATTATATCGTGGGATTTTAGATCGGGTCGAGGCGGTGGACTTACCAGAGGATGCTCCTACAACACTTGAAATTGCCTTGGGAGATGAAATAACTCGTGGTAAACAACTTAATACAGGTGGCCCTAGTGGCGTGATTCATGGAGTGAACGAGAAAAGTGATGAATTAGATATTGATCAAGAAAATTACTATCGAGCTGTCGATAAATATGTTTTTGAGAACTATAGTCGTCCACAACAATTACCCTTAGTTTTATTTGCTCTACCAGAAAACCAGGCCGTATTTAGAAATTTAACAAAGAATAATTTCTTACGAGAAAATAAAATTGAAACTTCTTCAACGCAACTGAATGAGAATGAGATCCAAAAAGAAGTTAATAAATTGATTAATCAACTTTTAACGGAACGTCATAGTGAAATCATCCAGCGTTACGAAGAAACAACTCCGCAATACAAATTAGGCGATCAATACCAAGATTTAACAAGCGCTAGTTTAGAAGGGCGGATTGAATTACTCTTTATTGAGAAAGATGCGGAAATAAAAGGATCTATTGACGAAAATGGACAGCTTGGTTATGAAGGAAACGAAAACTTCTTAAACCAATTAGCATTGAATGTTTTAGCAACTGGCGGAAAAGTCTATGTATTGGATCGCGCTCAGATGCCAGGATTGAAAGACGTCGCAGCTATTCTGCGCTACTAA
- a CDS encoding GNAT family N-acetyltransferase, which yields MWIIKNFSDLTTKELHAIYSLRIQVFVVEQNCPYQEVDENDLDCLHLYKIEDGKIIAYARVIAEDEIIRIGRIAVHPSERKKGLGKELVNFAIDVIQKRNPSLPIHIQAQAYLLNFYQSFGFHPISEIYLEDNIPHLDMILTIPKGGSAFE from the coding sequence ATGTGGATTATCAAGAATTTTTCGGATTTAACTACGAAAGAATTGCATGCGATATACAGCTTGCGGATACAAGTATTTGTCGTTGAACAAAACTGTCCATACCAAGAAGTGGATGAGAACGATCTAGACTGCTTGCATCTTTATAAAATAGAGGATGGGAAAATTATTGCATATGCGCGAGTGATTGCCGAAGATGAGATCATACGAATCGGGCGGATCGCTGTCCACCCTTCTGAGCGAAAAAAAGGACTCGGAAAGGAACTAGTAAACTTTGCGATTGATGTTATTCAAAAAAGAAATCCGTCCTTACCAATTCACATTCAAGCTCAAGCATATCTACTGAATTTTTACCAATCTTTCGGGTTTCACCCCATTTCAGAAATCTATTTAGAAGACAATATACCTCATTTAGATATGATTTTAACTATCCCAAAAGGAGGATCTGCTTTTGAATAA
- a CDS encoding M20 family metallopeptidase has product MQTFIQEKHKQDAIEALKTIVSYPSYLQEDSSGVTPFGKDIQAVLEKTIEICEGLGFRTYIDSEGYYGYAEFGEGEELLAILCHLDVVPPGNLDLWNSGPFDPIVKDGFIIGRGTQDDKGPSIAALYAMKSLMDAGVTFNKRVRFIFGVDEENLWRCLSKYNEKEEKATMGFAPDSTFPVTYAEKGLLQVKLHSKKASAYTLKAGEAMNVVPEEAAYEGEWAAEIAEQLSKDEVDYVQNGQKITVKGKSVHSKNAPDGMNAIVRLAKALQPFDESAALKFLSEAIQEDARGLAIFGEVEDDVSGILTCNAATLSIGEKETVIGIDIRYPVTIEKEFIVNHLRAAAEKYDLEYDEYDYLGPLYVPVDTPLVETLMAVYQEKTGDKREAMVSGGATYARTMENCVAFGAQMPHAEATLHGPNERMALKDIYAAMGIYAEGIYRLACE; this is encoded by the coding sequence ATGCAAACTTTTATTCAAGAAAAACATAAACAAGATGCGATTGAAGCTTTAAAAACAATTGTTTCTTATCCATCTTATTTACAAGAAGATTCATCAGGAGTAACTCCTTTTGGAAAAGATATACAAGCTGTACTTGAGAAAACGATTGAAATATGTGAGGGGCTAGGTTTTCGAACCTATATCGATTCTGAGGGCTACTATGGGTATGCTGAATTTGGTGAGGGAGAAGAGTTATTAGCTATTTTATGTCACCTGGACGTAGTGCCGCCAGGTAATCTTGATTTATGGAATAGTGGGCCTTTTGATCCAATTGTGAAAGATGGTTTTATCATTGGGAGAGGAACACAAGATGACAAAGGTCCCTCAATTGCTGCTTTGTATGCAATGAAATCATTGATGGATGCGGGCGTTACTTTTAACAAGCGTGTTCGTTTTATATTTGGAGTAGATGAAGAAAACCTATGGAGATGTCTATCAAAATATAATGAAAAAGAAGAAAAAGCAACGATGGGCTTTGCACCTGATTCAACGTTTCCGGTTACCTATGCAGAAAAAGGGTTGCTGCAAGTCAAGTTACATAGCAAAAAAGCTTCTGCTTATACATTAAAAGCTGGCGAAGCAATGAATGTTGTTCCAGAAGAAGCTGCTTATGAAGGTGAATGGGCTGCAGAAATTGCAGAGCAATTGAGCAAAGATGAAGTAGATTATGTACAAAATGGCCAAAAAATAACAGTCAAAGGAAAGTCTGTACATAGTAAAAATGCTCCAGATGGGATGAACGCTATTGTTCGCTTGGCAAAGGCTTTGCAACCATTCGACGAGTCTGCTGCATTGAAATTCTTGAGTGAAGCAATCCAAGAAGATGCCCGTGGATTAGCAATATTTGGTGAAGTGGAAGATGATGTATCAGGTATACTGACTTGTAATGCAGCAACTTTATCAATTGGCGAAAAAGAAACAGTTATCGGAATTGATATTCGTTACCCGGTGACTATTGAGAAAGAATTCATTGTGAATCATTTAAGAGCGGCAGCTGAAAAATATGATTTAGAATATGACGAGTATGATTATTTAGGACCATTATACGTACCTGTCGATACACCATTAGTAGAAACATTGATGGCTGTTTATCAAGAAAAAACAGGAGATAAACGTGAAGCAATGGTTTCCGGCGGTGCAACTTATGCCCGTACTATGGAAAACTGCGTCGCTTTTGGTGCTCAAATGCCGCATGCCGAAGCAACCTTGCATGGTCCAAATGAGCGGATGGCGTTAAAAGATATTTATGCTGCGATGGGTATATATGCTGAAGGAATTTATCGTCTAGCATGTGAATAG
- the glnA gene encoding type I glutamate--ammonia ligase: MTKYTRENIIKMAEEENVRFLRLMFTDILGTIKNVEVPISQLNKVLDNKMMFDGSSIEGFVRIEESDMYLHPDLDTWLVFPWEIKQGKIARLICDVYQPDGTPFAGDPRSNLKRILSEMHDLGFTEFNLGPEPEFFLFKLDENGRPTMDLNDEGGYFDLAPTDLGENCRRDIVLELEALGFEIEASHHEAATGQHEIDWKYADAVEACDNIQTFKLIVKTVARKHGLYATFMPKPVFGIAGSGMHCNMSLFNEEGNAFYDESDERGLSETAYQFLAGLLKHASGYTAICNPIVNSYKRLVPGFEAPVYIAWSTHNRSPLVRIPESRGLSTRVELRSVDPSTNPYLALSVLLAAGLDGIKNKLDVPAPINRNIYRMNKEERHENHIHDLPTNLEDALIELQKDQLVLDALGEHISRSFLEAKEIEVATYLSQVTNWELDQYLRAY; this comes from the coding sequence ATGACAAAGTATACACGGGAAAATATCATCAAGATGGCAGAAGAAGAAAATGTTCGATTTTTACGACTCATGTTTACAGATATTTTAGGAACAATCAAAAACGTGGAAGTACCGATCAGTCAGTTAAACAAAGTTCTCGATAATAAAATGATGTTCGATGGTTCTTCGATTGAAGGCTTCGTTCGTATTGAAGAGAGTGACATGTATCTTCATCCAGATTTAGACACATGGCTTGTATTTCCTTGGGAAATAAAGCAAGGGAAAATTGCACGTTTAATTTGTGACGTTTACCAGCCAGATGGCACTCCTTTTGCTGGAGACCCCCGCAGTAACTTGAAAAGAATTTTGAGTGAAATGCATGACTTAGGATTTACAGAGTTTAATTTAGGGCCAGAACCAGAATTTTTCTTGTTTAAATTAGATGAAAACGGCAGACCTACAATGGACTTGAATGATGAAGGTGGTTATTTTGACTTAGCACCTACGGATTTAGGAGAGAATTGTAGACGAGACATCGTATTGGAACTAGAAGCGCTTGGCTTTGAAATCGAAGCTAGTCATCATGAAGCAGCAACGGGACAACATGAAATTGATTGGAAATATGCGGATGCTGTCGAAGCTTGCGACAACATTCAAACCTTTAAACTAATCGTCAAAACAGTTGCTCGTAAACATGGCCTGTATGCGACCTTTATGCCGAAACCTGTTTTTGGAATTGCTGGTTCAGGTATGCACTGTAATATGTCTTTATTTAATGAAGAGGGAAATGCTTTTTACGATGAGTCGGATGAACGTGGTCTTAGTGAAACAGCTTATCAATTTTTGGCAGGACTATTAAAGCATGCGTCTGGATATACGGCGATCTGTAATCCAATTGTTAATTCGTATAAACGACTAGTGCCTGGTTTTGAAGCGCCTGTCTACATTGCTTGGAGTACTCATAACCGTTCTCCGTTGGTGCGTATTCCTGAATCAAGAGGTCTATCGACCCGTGTAGAGTTACGGAGCGTAGATCCATCTACAAACCCGTATCTGGCTTTATCTGTCTTACTGGCAGCTGGATTGGATGGAATTAAAAATAAGTTAGATGTTCCTGCACCAATCAATCGTAATATTTATCGAATGAATAAAGAAGAACGTCATGAAAATCATATTCATGATTTACCTACGAATCTAGAAGACGCTTTAATTGAATTGCAGAAAGATCAATTGGTACTAGATGCGTTAGGAGAACATATTAGTAGAAGTTTCCTAGAAGCAAAAGAAATAGAAGTAGCAACTTATCTTTCTCAAGTTACAAACTGGGAACTCGATCAATACTTACGAGCTTACTAA
- a CDS encoding anti-sigma-I factor RsgI family protein yields MNKEIKEAFDRVTADNELKEKAEDYVLHYMSNHDEKQSPKRKPRKKLIGLVFSLALVFIVIGSFVYQQPVSAISINSTSSIEIYFNRFNRLIDVVKYDENGEPSSEKIIIDNKKFADVMDEVLSDVESEEIYITVASNDEKTSEQMMTDLSHHQEMMGNMHLYQSTKEVMQEAQAYGTSMGRMHAMHQLQEYDSNNTQSDIENESTQNLMEAVEKHHQEMMEGNGTHHHHGGHMKYRR; encoded by the coding sequence ATGAATAAAGAAATTAAGGAAGCTTTTGATCGTGTTACCGCTGACAATGAATTAAAAGAGAAAGCAGAAGATTATGTCCTCCACTATATGAGCAACCATGATGAAAAGCAGTCCCCTAAGAGAAAGCCCCGCAAAAAACTGATAGGCTTGGTCTTTTCCTTGGCACTAGTCTTCATAGTTATTGGCTCTTTCGTTTACCAACAACCTGTTTCAGCCATTTCAATCAACAGTACATCTTCCATTGAGATTTATTTCAATCGATTTAATCGGCTTATTGATGTCGTCAAATACGATGAAAATGGCGAACCAAGCTCTGAAAAAATAATTATTGATAATAAAAAATTTGCAGATGTAATGGATGAAGTTCTAAGTGATGTGGAATCAGAAGAAATATATATTACCGTTGCAAGTAACGATGAAAAAACATCCGAACAAATGATGACTGATCTCAGTCACCATCAAGAAATGATGGGAAATATGCACCTTTATCAATCGACAAAAGAAGTCATGCAAGAAGCCCAGGCATATGGAACCTCTATGGGACGCATGCATGCCATGCACCAATTACAAGAATATGATAGCAACAATACTCAATCGGATATAGAAAATGAATCCACTCAAAATTTAATGGAAGCCGTTGAAAAACATCATCAAGAAATGATGGAAGGCAATGGAACGCACCATCACCATGGCGGGCATATGAAATATCGAAGATAA
- a CDS encoding MerR family transcriptional regulator produces MKEKELRRSMAVFTIGTVMKLTNLTARQIRYYEEQQIVQPQRTETNRRMYSLSDVDRLLEIKDYLSEGLNIPAIRRIYDEEKQKTAKFPEEKEHHLTDEDVRRILYKEILDASGFNSLDKNTWKR; encoded by the coding sequence ATGAAAGAGAAAGAACTGCGTCGTTCAATGGCTGTGTTTACAATTGGAACTGTCATGAAGTTGACCAATTTGACTGCTCGTCAGATTCGGTATTATGAAGAACAACAAATTGTACAGCCTCAGAGAACAGAGACAAATCGCAGGATGTATTCCCTCAGTGATGTAGATCGTCTCTTAGAAATAAAAGATTATCTTTCTGAAGGACTAAATATTCCGGCGATTAGACGAATTTATGACGAGGAAAAACAAAAAACAGCGAAATTTCCTGAAGAAAAAGAGCACCATCTGACGGATGAAGATGTTCGTCGTATTCTTTATAAGGAAATATTAGACGCTAGCGGTTTTAATTCATTGGACAAGAATACTTGGAAACGATAA
- a CDS encoding helix-turn-helix domain-containing protein — MKNKDFKAFTTGETLKKIRISKKYTQKFVTEGIIGQSTYSKIERGEVEPTYSKFMSLLKRLDVSPEEFNYLSKDEKIDTREQIVHDFFLLNYNDSSDLKNIQTRILTYLEKNNDYVLQDVAYICEALILINEKRDYEQAIIYANKVWRRLEQFDRWFLMEIRLINTILFIFPIETAISISERIVSILEEYQSRESTVLLNNIQINLALQLIRNKEYEIAISHLNKSIVRLKEKQNYYLLSFAYIRKGIALDLIGETHAHTYIEKGLTLTKTFDEPKLYEGFLIEIEFYTKKSWPQ, encoded by the coding sequence ATGAAAAATAAGGATTTTAAAGCTTTTACTACAGGCGAAACTTTAAAAAAAATTCGCATCAGTAAAAAATACACACAAAAGTTTGTAACTGAAGGAATTATTGGACAGTCGACTTACTCTAAAATTGAACGTGGAGAAGTAGAACCCACTTATTCTAAATTTATGAGCCTCCTCAAGCGCTTAGATGTCAGCCCGGAAGAATTCAATTATCTATCGAAAGATGAGAAAATTGATACGCGCGAACAAATTGTCCATGATTTTTTTCTGCTCAATTATAATGACAGTTCTGATTTAAAAAATATTCAAACGCGTATCCTCACTTACTTAGAAAAAAACAACGATTATGTTTTGCAAGATGTCGCTTATATTTGTGAGGCTTTGATTTTAATTAATGAAAAAAGAGACTACGAGCAAGCAATTATTTATGCCAATAAAGTCTGGAGACGATTGGAGCAGTTTGATCGTTGGTTTTTGATGGAAATCCGCTTAATTAATACCATTCTCTTTATCTTCCCAATTGAAACAGCCATCAGTATTTCTGAAAGAATTGTATCAATTTTAGAGGAGTATCAATCACGGGAAAGTACCGTTCTTCTAAATAATATTCAAATCAATCTAGCCTTACAGTTGATAAGAAATAAAGAGTACGAAATTGCCATTAGCCACTTGAACAAATCAATTGTTCGATTAAAAGAAAAGCAAAATTATTACCTCCTCTCCTTCGCTTACATTCGTAAAGGCATTGCTCTAGACTTAATAGGAGAAACACACGCCCATACGTATATTGAAAAAGGCTTAACACTTACCAAAACCTTCGATGAGCCAAAATTATATGAAGGCTTCTTAATCGAGATTGAATTCTACACAAAGAAAAGTTGGCCGCAATAA
- a CDS encoding nitroreductase family protein, which yields MQTNVIDLLKKRRSVYNIGKKVEISDEDIATLVKEAVKESPTSFNSQTSRAVILFGDAHLKLWEITENKLRNEVPDEEAFKATQAKLDSFRAGYGTVLFFEDQDVVRGLQEQFALYAENFPIWSEQSSGIASMSVWAAFTDNNIGASLQHYNPLIDADVQKEWDLPESWKLRGQMPFGSIEAVAGEKEYMDDEERFRVFK from the coding sequence ATGCAAACAAATGTTATTGATTTATTAAAAAAACGTCGTTCCGTCTATAATATAGGGAAAAAAGTTGAAATTTCTGACGAAGATATTGCGACTCTTGTAAAAGAGGCAGTAAAAGAAAGCCCAACTTCTTTTAACTCACAAACTTCACGTGCAGTTATTTTATTTGGGGATGCACACCTAAAATTGTGGGAAATTACAGAAAATAAACTTCGCAATGAAGTTCCAGACGAAGAAGCTTTTAAAGCAACTCAAGCAAAATTAGATTCTTTCCGTGCAGGATATGGAACAGTTCTTTTCTTCGAAGATCAAGATGTTGTTCGTGGACTTCAAGAACAATTCGCTCTATATGCAGAAAACTTTCCAATCTGGTCTGAACAAAGCTCAGGAATCGCAAGCATGAGTGTATGGGCAGCATTTACTGATAACAATATTGGAGCAAGCCTCCAACACTACAATCCATTAATTGATGCCGATGTGCAAAAAGAATGGGACTTACCAGAAAGTTGGAAACTACGTGGCCAAATGCCATTTGGCTCAATTGAAGCAGTAGCCGGCGAAAAAGAATATATGGATGATGAAGAAAGATTCCGTGTATTTAAATAA
- a CDS encoding DUF6612 family protein, producing MNYKRICSFVLPTVVILSACQQVSASDHLSTDSLTVSSNIENYHQIISLKNETESVNETGIPETNYTYSVTEATLFPEDTIGYGSRIEKGSALTPSKTSIYGSEEAAYQQVNSGEWFPSATVGPLYSTIEVYPYETFVKIATLFEQKGRVTETKDAYVISYYGIDEEIQREVSEILQQFPSTGTTYDVVITLTKDNHYIQDVAFVTEVTNNEKNQTVTQEIKAAFSKHNMNVPKELNMN from the coding sequence TTGAATTATAAACGTATATGCTCATTCGTACTTCCAACGGTAGTCATCTTATCTGCTTGTCAACAAGTTTCAGCGAGCGATCATCTTTCTACTGATTCGTTGACTGTCTCTAGTAATATTGAAAACTATCATCAAATTATATCTTTAAAAAATGAAACAGAATCTGTAAATGAAACAGGTATTCCAGAAACGAACTATACTTATTCAGTAACAGAAGCTACGCTTTTTCCTGAAGATACCATTGGTTATGGCTCTCGTATAGAAAAAGGTTCTGCCCTGACTCCCTCTAAAACAAGTATCTATGGGAGTGAAGAAGCCGCATACCAACAAGTCAATAGCGGAGAATGGTTCCCTTCAGCAACGGTAGGCCCGCTATATTCCACTATAGAAGTCTATCCTTATGAAACATTTGTGAAAATAGCAACCTTATTTGAACAAAAAGGAAGGGTTACTGAAACAAAAGATGCCTATGTGATTTCTTATTATGGTATAGATGAAGAAATTCAAAGAGAAGTTTCTGAAATTCTTCAACAATTCCCGTCAACAGGAACAACTTACGATGTTGTTATCACTCTAACGAAAGACAATCACTATATTCAAGATGTTGCCTTCGTTACAGAAGTGACAAACAATGAAAAAAATCAGACAGTGACACAGGAAATAAAAGCGGCTTTTTCAAAACATAACATGAATGTACCAAAAGAACTGAATATGAATTAA
- a CDS encoding methyl-accepting chemotaxis protein: MEDRNKYLYADKNEQLRSANKLLVIGYIIFYLFVLAIVVISYFRGIRSSGYTAAMASIVLLVISLTVIMFNKNKYDSRIKYITSSGLMIVTFLVAFAFDNYYMRFMAVIPFTLNVLSYDKKFFARFGMINSAINIIVTFLKTSILNEYTGEAIIDNWCATLAIVMFMVFLYVTVDVGRRFNEDAIGRLEEEKASQKKMLDDIVSVAEEVRRGTENAMSIVTELNDSTDVVNRSVRDISESTQSTAEDIQNQTIMTNSIQDAITDTLQRSENMVLVANESDKLNSQNLELIHEIKQQSTMISDINSDVSKSMDKLQERTNKVKSIADVIYSISSQTNLLALNASIESARAGEAGKGFAVVAEEIRKLAEETREETESIGVILEELSQEAEEVAEAVNNSVSATQTQDASVNKASESFECMDKNFRKLITDIGGIDKMLNNLSEANNQIVENIMHLSATTEEVTAASEQSAEMSDKNLVKAENTKKVLNQVLEVSYQIDKYLTEESL, from the coding sequence ATGGAAGATAGAAATAAATATTTGTATGCAGATAAGAATGAACAATTAAGAAGTGCAAACAAATTACTTGTAATCGGTTATATAATATTTTATTTATTTGTTTTGGCTATTGTAGTTATTTCCTATTTTCGTGGAATACGTTCGTCTGGTTATACAGCAGCAATGGCATCCATTGTGTTATTGGTCATTTCTTTGACAGTTATCATGTTTAATAAAAATAAATATGATTCTAGGATTAAATATATCACCAGTTCTGGGCTAATGATTGTAACTTTCTTAGTAGCTTTTGCTTTCGATAATTACTATATGAGATTTATGGCGGTTATTCCGTTTACATTAAATGTTCTTTCCTATGATAAAAAGTTTTTTGCAAGATTCGGAATGATAAATAGTGCAATAAATATTATAGTAACTTTCTTAAAAACTTCTATACTCAATGAATACACGGGCGAAGCGATTATTGATAATTGGTGCGCCACATTGGCGATCGTGATGTTTATGGTCTTTCTATATGTAACCGTTGATGTAGGAAGACGTTTCAATGAAGATGCGATTGGAAGATTAGAAGAAGAAAAAGCAAGCCAAAAGAAGATGTTAGATGATATCGTAAGTGTAGCAGAAGAAGTTAGAAGAGGAACAGAAAATGCTATGAGTATTGTCACTGAGCTAAATGATTCTACCGATGTAGTAAATCGCTCCGTTCGAGACATTTCAGAAAGTACGCAAAGTACAGCCGAAGATATTCAAAACCAAACCATTATGACAAACAGCATTCAAGATGCCATTACAGATACCTTACAACGATCTGAAAATATGGTTCTGGTAGCGAATGAATCCGATAAGTTGAATAGTCAGAATTTAGAACTCATACATGAAATAAAACAACAATCTACAATGATCTCAGACATAAATTCTGATGTTTCAAAATCCATGGATAAGCTTCAAGAAAGAACGAATAAGGTTAAAAGCATTGCGGATGTTATTTACTCTATCTCCAGTCAAACGAACCTGCTTGCCTTAAATGCCTCAATTGAAAGTGCTAGAGCTGGAGAAGCGGGTAAAGGTTTTGCGGTGGTTGCAGAAGAGATTCGAAAATTAGCAGAAGAAACAAGAGAAGAAACGGAAAGTATCGGAGTGATTCTTGAAGAGTTGTCGCAAGAAGCCGAAGAAGTAGCTGAAGCGGTTAACAATTCAGTTTCTGCGACCCAGACACAAGATGCTTCCGTGAATAAAGCCTCTGAAAGTTTTGAATGCATGGATAAGAACTTCAGAAAACTTATCACAGATATCGGCGGGATCGACAAAATGCTGAATAATCTCTCAGAAGCCAATAATCAAATCGTAGAAAACATCATGCATTTATCCGCAACAACAGAAGAAGTAACAGCAGCTTCTGAGCAATCAGCAGAAATGAGCGATAAGAATTTAGTGAAAGCTGAGAATACGAAAAAAGTACTCAATCAAGTGTTAGAAGTTTCTTACCAAATTGATAAATATTTAACGGAAGAATCACTTTAA